ACAGCTCCGAATCTCAGGCATGCAGCAGCTCGCCATCCCAAGTCGCCGACGCCCAAGCGGCTGCTCGTCCGCCCCGGATTTCCCCCTTCCCGCTATCTGAAATTGCAAATCAGCGAGTTTCTACCGAACGCCCGGACCTCACCTGCAGGCCCCcggctccagccgcccaaatctcACCTAACCCTCCACTCACCCACCTGCGCCAGCTCTAGAGAAGGAGGCGCCGGTGAGCGCACGATCGATCTAGTCCGTTAGGTGGGGAGCAGCCATGGCGGGGCACGGGGAGGAGGAGCCGCCAACGACGGGCAAGGTCGGAGGCGACAAGCTGATACTGCGGGGGCTGCAGTTCCACGGGTTCCACGGCGTGAAGCAGGAGGAGAAGACGCTCGGCCAGAAGTTCGTCATTGACGTCGACGCCTGGAtggacctcgccgccgccggggaCTCCGACGACATCTCCCACACCGTCAGCTACAGCGACATCTACAGGTGCAGTACCCCGCCCCCGCCCCGTCTCAGTCTCATCATGGTGCTGTATAAATTCAGTCCACCTTGTCACTGCTCATCGATCGACCTGCTTGGCGTCGCGGTACAGTTAGCTCACCATCCGTTCCGTATCAGAGAATGCTGCCATGCGTACGTTCACAGTGATTCCTTGCCGAACGTTTCGATTGCTATGCACCTCAGAACTAACTCTGCGGTTGGTACCCTCGACCTGTAATTAGTCCATTATATATGTATATGTTGCATTTCCAGAGCCAAAATATTGTTGGCAACGGACCGTATCGGATGGTATGACTGCGGTGGGAGTAGTTTGGCATAGACTAAATCAGAATAATGATGTTTTCGTGTAATTTACCAAGCAGTGTAATTAGATTCATCTTGTCAGCACAGTGTACAATCTCTGAGTGGATCAACAGTAAGCTACTCCCTTCCTTTTGGCTTCCTGATACCAAAGTATGTCATCCTGCAGGATAGCCAAGGGTGTAGTAGAAGATCCGTCCCATAACCTTTTGGAGTCGGTGGCTCAATCGATTGCCAACACCACGCTGCTCAAGTTCCCTCAGATCTCTGCTGTCCGAGTGAAGGTCGGGAAACCTCATGTCGCGGTGCAGGGCGTCGTGGACTACTTGGGAGTGGAGATACTGAGGCACAGAAAGGCATGAGCTTGAGCAGAACTTCATTTGGGAAAGCCTGGCCAAAATGCCCCCTCAGAATTGCAGTTGAGCTGATTTCTGTGTCTCATCTATAAACGTGCTGTTGATTGTCTTGTTACTCTTCGGCTGATGCTGAAATTGCCGCAATCACGGGAAAAAGATTGATAGTGCTACGTAATACTAGGTTTTGCGCAGACTGAAATAAAGGTCATCTTGCGAGTTGCGACGTGCATATAGGCTCTGAATATTTCTAGAGAAAAGGCACTCCATGCATCATACATAATGCAAAGGACATATCACCATATCGAGCTGAAACGGAAGGACGGATACCTGGCAGCTAAACAACAAGAACGGAAAAAGGGGCGTCTCCAACGCCATCACAAAGCCTCCCACATACGATTCGGACCACGCGGTATGGACATGTTTTGCGTGGTTCGGATGTGTTCTATCGTCTAATGCGGTCTTGTATCAGTCTGTCAAGNNNNNNNNNNNNNNNNNNNNNNNNNNNNNNNNNNNNNNNNNNNNNNNNNNNNNNNNNNNNNNNNNNNNNNNNNNNNNNNNNNNNNNNNNNNNNNNNNNNNNNNNNNNNNNNNNNNNNNNNNNNNNNNNNNNNNNNNNNNNNNNNNNNNNNNNNNNNNNNNNNNNNNNNNNNNNNNNNNNNNNNNNCTTTGCACCTTCGGTCCACTAAAAAATCCCCTCTCCCGGTCCTATTCTACTACACTCCGCCTCTTCTCCCCTTTGCTTCGCATCCGCACCCTTTTTCTCCTCTGCCGACGCTGCTCTCTAGCCGCCACATGGGCATTGCAAGACCTCCGCAACCAGCACTAGCGCGCCCGCTCACCTTTCACGGCGACGTCGTCCATCCAAGACCTGTTCATAGCCAGGTACATTTCCCCTGTCGACGACATCCATAGCGGACACTACGCATGACAGGTGTTCAATCAAATGTCATTGAACTTATTTTGGAACACCATGTCGTTTTTTTTATAGTACGAAGGATGGCGGGGTACTTGACTATGGAGaatgagttgttgtgcgatgcgtgGTTGGTCGTATCCGCGGATTTCGTAGGCAGGAGCAGAAGGGGGCTCTTTTGGTAACACGTGCATGATTCGTTTCACGCGTGAAATCACATTGCGCCCTACTACATGTAGATCATCCAGCAACGCAATGTGAGGTGGTTATCATATCGATGGTATGTCATCTAGACCACCATCATCAAGTATTGTGACGCGGTTGCTTGGCTGGAGTCAAGGTGGCCATTGCGTGCGGCAGCGAAGGAGATCATAATTTTTGCTTCTTCTTGCTTAACTTGTCGATTGAACCATTCATTCACTCAATGTTACTCTACACGTTGAAGGGGCAGTATATGTGAGACGACATGATCCGTTATGATAACTTGTTTAACAGCTGGTTAATCTCGTTGAATTTGAACAACTGTTATACTAGACTTATTTGCATGCTATGTATGGATGGTTTCTACTATATTCTATCCGAACTTCGATGAATTCCGTTGGGTTTGCGTGAATTACGTTCAGTCTATTGAAATGTGGATTGAAATGTAAGCGGGTAGCTTTGGATGGTCGGCTCCTGCATTCGTGTCCACGGACTGATTCTCTATCTGCGGATGGATGCAAGAGCAATCAACATTGAAAATGCCCTAATACTAATCGACCCTCGGATTTATGGGTATCTCAGATGAAACAAATTGCTCCCGGAAGTCAACGCAACGATAGAGTAAACAAAATGAGCCAATAAAAAGGCCCAGCTTTATAAACGAAGGAAACAAGCTTTAAAAATCGAAAGGAAATTTGCATTCAACTTAATTAACAAAAAATGTCGTTTCTTTAATAACAAAAAATGTAGAATTCCTGCTACAGGAGAATATAAACGACCAGTTAGTGGGTTTGTCCTTGAATAAAAAGTTTAATGTAATTTAAAAATATCGCAAGGCGGAGGTGGATACACGGCGGTTGCAACACAAAAGCGCCATGGCCCAGGATATTTGTCGCGGTGGCTGGACCGACTTTCTCAACAGCCACCCAGATGTAATGAACAAgatgacggcggcggcgaggacggTCGGAGTGGCCTCGGAGGCCAGGCCTACAAGATCATTGTCGACTATTTAGTTTAATTTTGAGTAGTTTAGACGTAACATTTATTAAAGTTGGTCAAATTTGCATGTAATATACCAAAGTAGTCTAAATTTTGTCAAATTTGCGTGTTTGGAATCTTTGAACAGAAGAATTTTTTGGGGACATCGTTGGATGACCAGAGGGCTCTCTAGATGTCTGTTCATCTAGCGATCCGCACTGCAGATGCCTTAACACCGGGAAAAGAGTGAGTTGAGTTCTCAGATCATGTGTTGTTGTCGCTACCGAGAGAATATTTGGGTTGAAAGCACGGGAGGTTTGTTAAAAGCCAAAACCAAAAGAATAAGAGTTGAAGAGGAGAAAAGGACGAGAAAAAGGAGGACGAAGATGAAGATGGGCAAGAGAGCACCCGCCGGGAGAGAGTGCTTCGTACACTTGCAAATGTGATGGAAGGCATCATTACTGATTAATAACGCCTGGCAATCATTTCCTCCGCACTTAATTGCTCCCTCTGCCAAAGAAAAGAGACGATCATTACACCCCATGCAAAGAAGGATCGGATTGTTCGATTAATTCCATGCATGCTTTGGGGTCAAGCAACGTTACTAAATTCGCGCGGCCCCTTTATTCACGCCATATCATATACGGCTGGTCGTAATGATAGtagcatagctagtatcatgcataccAATTAgataattttgatgatgtgtcataaCATTAAATGAAAAAAGAGATgatggagtatcatatcatgataccgtatcataataaatgttatgctactttatgttatgcatgacaataaataaagtactacatgatactaatatataatACTATGCATTAGGAAAGTAGTATCATACACTGGtaatatatgcatgatactactatatgataccCCTGTTACAACCAGCCTACTAGTACCTGCCCAGTAATGCACCACGTGGCAGTATACAGGATCAAATGCGGCAAATAAATCCAACCTATATTTGCTCATTCTGTCCGTTTCCGGAGGGAAACACCTGCAAAATATCAACGTGGTACCTACTCTCGTCGACACGGAGTACCTGCGCATTCAGTAGGAGTAACAGCTAGCGTAGTATACTCGTG
This portion of the Triticum dicoccoides isolate Atlit2015 ecotype Zavitan chromosome 7A, WEW_v2.0, whole genome shotgun sequence genome encodes:
- the LOC119331376 gene encoding dihydroneopterin aldolase 2-like — its product is MAGHGEEEPPTTGKVGGDKLILRGLQFHGFHGVKQEEKTLGQKFVIDVDAWMDLAAAGDSDDISHTVSYSDIYRIAKGVVEDPSHNLLESVAQSIANTTLLKFPQISAVRVKVGKPHVAVQGVVDYLGVEILRHRKA